Proteins from a genomic interval of Blastocatellia bacterium:
- a CDS encoding Hsp20/alpha crystallin family protein, which produces MAKTGTQMAQARAARNFSTFDPLREMMELQRSINQLFNTGRTTGDDVALSAWTPAVDIFEGDNEYLIKLELPEVTRDDVKVNLNDQTLTISGERKIENEDKRDGYHRIERSYGQFYRSFTLPPNVNAEAINAQFKDGVLRLTLPKREEAKPKQIAVQVS; this is translated from the coding sequence ATGGCGAAGACTGGAACTCAGATGGCCCAGGCGAGGGCCGCGCGGAATTTCTCGACGTTCGACCCGCTGCGCGAGATGATGGAGTTGCAGCGCAGCATCAACCAGCTTTTCAATACCGGCAGAACGACCGGTGATGATGTGGCGCTGAGCGCCTGGACGCCGGCGGTCGATATTTTCGAGGGTGACAACGAGTACCTCATCAAGCTGGAGTTGCCCGAAGTGACGCGCGACGACGTCAAGGTCAACCTGAACGATCAGACGCTGACCATCAGCGGCGAGCGCAAGATCGAAAACGAAGACAAGCGCGACGGCTATCATCGCATCGAGCGCAGCTATGGCCAGTTCTACCGCTCGTTCACCTTGCCGCCCAACGTCAACGCGGAAGCCATCAACGCGCAGTTCAAGGACGGCGTCTTGCGGCTGACGCTGCCGAAGCGCGAAGAGGCCAAGCCGAAGCAGATCGCTGTACAGGTCAGCTAA
- a CDS encoding polymer-forming cytoskeletal protein, producing MGILKGNLVKSESGGSDMGLIGRGIEVSGDIFFSDQLRVDGKVDGKIASDSGTLVIGESGRLEAQVDVGTCIIQGALHGNLIAKTKVEIHKSGRVHGDLITPVLLIEEGALFNGAIKMGQESGSRKLEEVPPSSAVPRQAKGA from the coding sequence ATGGGAATATTGAAGGGGAATCTCGTGAAGTCCGAAAGTGGCGGTTCAGACATGGGGCTGATTGGTCGCGGTATCGAAGTGTCGGGCGACATTTTCTTTTCAGATCAGCTTCGGGTTGACGGTAAAGTAGATGGCAAGATCGCTTCCGACAGTGGCACACTGGTCATTGGCGAATCGGGCCGCCTCGAAGCTCAGGTCGATGTCGGCACCTGCATCATTCAAGGCGCGCTGCACGGCAACCTGATCGCCAAGACCAAAGTCGAGATCCACAAGTCGGGCCGCGTGCATGGCGACTTGATTACGCCTGTGCTGTTGATCGAAGAAGGCGCTCTCTTCAACGGCGCCATCAAGATGGGCCAGGAGAGCGGCAGCCGCAAGCTCGAAGAAGTGCCGCCGTCGAGCGCCGTCCCGCGCCAGGCCAAGGGCGCCTAA